A region of Salvelinus alpinus chromosome 6, SLU_Salpinus.1, whole genome shotgun sequence DNA encodes the following proteins:
- the LOC139579171 gene encoding TBC1 domain family member 9-like gives MWVHPEEVLQAGALWITERANPYFILQKRKGHGDGRGGLAGLLVGTLDVVLDSSARVAPYRILYQTPDSLIYWIIAHGCSRKEITEHWEWLEQNLLQTLSIFENENDITTFVKGKVQGIIAEYNKNHDVKEDDDTDKFKEAICTFRKLFGMPEEEKLVNYYSCSYWKGRVPRQGWLYLSINHICFYSYLLGKEAKLVIRWADITQLEKSATLLLPDAVKVSTRVTEHVFSVFLNINETFKLMEQLANIAMRQLLDNKGFEQDRSLPKLKRKTPKKVSALKR, from the exons ATGTGGGTGCACCCTGAAGAGGTGTTGCAAGCGGGTGCGTTGTGGATAACCGAGCGAGCAAATCCCTATTTCATCCTCCAGAAACGCAAGGGCCACGGGGACGGCAGAGGAGGACTAGCGG GTCTGTTGGTGGGAACACTGGACGTGGTGCTGGACTCCAGTGCTCGAGTGGCCCCCTACAGAATCCTTTACCAGACACCTGACTCCCTAATCTACTGGATCATTGCTCatg GGTGCTCCCGTAAGGAGATCACAGAGCACTGGGAGTGGCTGGAGCAGAACCTCCTGCAGACACTGTCCATCTTTGAGAACGAGAATGACATCACTACCTTTGTCAAGGGCAAAGTTCAG GGTATTATCGCCGAGTACAACAAGAACCACGACGTGAAGGAGGACGATGACACTGACAAATTCAAGGAGGCCATCTGTACGTTCCGTAAGCTGTTTGGCATGCCTGAAGAGGAGAAGCTGGTCAACTACTACTCCTGTAGCTACTGGAAGGGCCGTGTGCCCCGGCAGGGCTGGCTCTACCTCAGCATCAACCACATCTGCTTCTACTCTTACCTGCTGGGGAAAGAAG CCAAGCTGGTGATCCGCTGGGCCGACATCACCCAGCTGGAGAAAAGcgccaccctcctcctccccgatGCAGTCAAG GTGAGCACTCGGGTGACTGAGCACGTCTTCTCGGTCTTCCTCAACATCAACGAGACCTTCAAGCTGATGGAGCAGCTGGCCAACATCGCCATGAGACAGCTCCTTGACAACAAGGGCTTTGAGCAGGACCGCTCTCTGCCCAAACTCAAGAGGAAGACACCCAAAAAGGTGTCTGCCCTCAAGAGGTGA